The following proteins are co-located in the Microplitis demolitor isolate Queensland-Clemson2020A chromosome 5, iyMicDemo2.1a, whole genome shotgun sequence genome:
- the LOC103570947 gene encoding transmembrane protein 185A-like isoform X1: protein MNLQTLFQDFNPSKFLVHSCLMIFTALFALRLDEFIEWSYWSIFSPIWLWKGMVILGATVGSYVWWRHPHARLEGDAYVHYKAMLITLALHLILLMFELLVCDKLESDRHLWILVFIPLIFISIVSIAVCIWAVKHDRSFELELFCAVNVLQFIFLALKLDRFIAWSWEVVFVPLWALLCLSLVAVLYTIVFAAVLLRAPQVNARVRRTSLNSALAYTFLVVPILVFQVLLANKLDGVLTLNYTTIAAPLLLSHMTLISMSFGAKGGNKWWFGIRKDFCHFLLGLCPLLQEYGNISYQPRNDQDQPPSEPMVSEKNEKHIKKIDLMKPVVPIISIDMPD from the exons ATGAATCTGCAAACGCTTTTTCAAGACTTTAATCCgag taaatttttagTCCATTCATGTTTGATGATATTTACTGCATTATTTGCATTAAGACTAGATGAATTTATAGAATGGAGTTACTGGTCGATATTCAGTCCTATTTGGTTGTGGAAGGGTATGGTAATTTTAGGAGCTACAGTGGGTAGTTATGTTTGGTGGAGGCACCCTCATGCAAGACTTGAAGGCGATGCTTATGTTCATTACAAGGCTATGTTGATAACTCTTGccttacatttaattttattaatgtttgAATTATTAGTTTGTGATAAATTAGAATCAGATAGACATTTATGGATATTAGTAtttattcctttaatttttatttcaattgtcTCTATAGCT GTTTGTATTTGGGCGGTAAAACACGATCGATCGTTCGAATTGGAGTTATTTTGCGCTGTCAATGtactacaatttattttcttagcTTTGAAACTTGATCGATTTATAGCGTGGAGTTGGGAAGTCGTTTTTGTTCCTCTGTGGGCACTTTTGTGTTTATCATTAGTTGCTGTATTATATACCATAGTATTTGCAGCTGTATTATTAAGAGCACCGCAAGTTAATGCTCGTGTTAGAAGAACGTCGTTAAATTCGGCTTTAGCATATACTTTTCTAGTCGTGCCAATATTAGTATTTCAA gTATTATTAGCAAATAAATTGGATGGAGTTTTGACGTTAAATTATACAACTATTGCTGCACCACTATTACTTTCTCATATGACACTTATATCCATGTCTTTTGGTGCTAAAGGTGGAAATAAat gGTGGTTTGGAATACGAAAAGACTTTTGTCATTTCCTTTTAGGCCTCTGCCCACTTCTTCAAGAGTATGGCAATATTTCTTATCAACCAAGAAATGATCAGGATCAACCACCGTCAGAGCCAATGGTCTCGGAAAAGAACGAAaagcatattaaaaaaatcgaccTAATGAAACCCGTTGTGCCTATAATTTCTATAGATATGCCTGATTGA